The Schistosoma mansoni, WGS project CABG00000000 data, supercontig 0743, strain Puerto Rico, whole genome shotgun sequence DNA segment cgtcgcattgggaacaacagagaaggatgattccatagtgggtgagatggcaatgatgctgtttcaatgtgggattgtacagttgtatggcgaatgagatgaattgaagtgatcatgtgatgtggtattgatgatagattgtgtttttctagcgacgtgtttgtttccgtaataactgtaagagtgtttactttgttgttgtagttgtgtgtgtgtgtgtgtgtgtgtgaatgactaggtgtttgttgttagtttatgaaagagcttattctgtcgagtgtagttgtgcagttatttttgttcctgaaagcgcagagacgcactagcgttgtttgtcgtcgcattgggaacaacagagaaggatgattccatagtgggtgagatggcaatgatgctgtttcaatgtgggattgtacagttgtatggcgaatgagatgaattgaagtgatcatgtgatgtggtattgatgatagattgtgtttttctagcgacgtgtttgtttccgtaataactgtaagagtgtttactttgttgttgtagttgtgtgtgtgtgtgtgaatgactaggtgtttgttgttagtttatgaaagag contains these protein-coding regions:
- a CDS encoding XP_018644786.1, with the protein product MITSIHLIRHTTVQSHIETASLPSHPLWNHPSLLFPMRRQTTLVRLCAFRNKNNCTTTLDRISSFIN